In Desertifilum tharense IPPAS B-1220, the genomic stretch TGCGCCGAAATGCGATCGCCAATCAAAATCTGAGTCCTCTGGGTTATAAGATTCTAGTGGAAGTATTGGGGCGAGGTAGCATTCGCAATATTGCTGAAGTGGGGTATGTCTTTCAGGAGCGTCAAGTTGGTAATAGTAAAGTCAGTTGGAAGCAGTATGTAGAATACCTGCGGCATTTAGTTCGCTTGCGAATTACTTTATGGCCCATTGGTCGATTTCTCCGATTTGGGATTGTCGGATTCAGTGGGGTATTTGTAGATATGACGTTCTTATATCTTCTGAGCGATCCGAGTACCCTGGGGTGGAATCTCACGCTGAGTAAGATTCTCGCGGCTGAAGTGGCGATTGTTAATAACTTTCTGTGGAATGATGCTTGGACATTCGGAGACTTGTCTCGCAGTCAACAAGGCTGGAAAAAACGATTAAAGCGGTTTCTGAAGTTTAATGCGATCTGTTCGTTGGGTCTGTTTTTAAATGTAGCGATCTTAAATTTTGCCTACAATGTTCTAGACCTTTATCTGTTACCCAACGGTCGATATATTGCGAATTTACTGGCGATCGCGATCGTAACGATGTGGAATTTCTGGCTGAATATGAAACTGAGTTGGCGCGTTACCCAAGTCAAGTAACTTAGACAACTCAACGCCATCCCAAAAAGCGCAGCAGGGGAACGCAGATATAGTAGCTGATGCCAAGCCAGAGAGCATACAGGATGGCGAAACTACTAAAGAAGAGGATGCTTAAACCCAAAGCGGTTCCTGTGGGGCTGGTGGCGAAGGTTTGAGCGATCGCCATTAGCTCTGGTCGGAGGTTGGCAAAAACGGCCTGTAAGATGGAGAAAATCGCCAGTAGCGTGCTGCTAGTCCCCATTCCTGAAATTAAGGCATGAATCAGGTGATGGCTGGGTAAGCCCAGCGAAAGGGCAATGAAAGCAGGTGCGATCGCGCTCCAAATCAGTATCCCTTGAATGGTGCCAATTGCCAGAGACAGAGGAAAAATCAAGCCGCCAAAGCCAAAAGCGATCGCGCCCGCAATTCCAGAAAATAATAACCGCCGCTTTTGGGAAAATCCCCCACCCAAACTAATGCCCCAAGCCGTACCGATCCCGGCGATCGCAAACAATAACGTTAACTGAGGTACAACAGCTACCCCCGCACTCCCTAGTAACCCTGGGAACTGCGCCCCCACCCACTGGGCAAACACCGATCCTAAAGGCGTACCGTAGGCGATCGCAAATCCCGCTAACGTCCCCAAAGTGGCCCCCAACCCTCCCAAAACCATTTCCCACACCGTAGTCAGACAGGCGGCTAGGGTGCCCCAGGTGAGGTGAAACGCCAAATTGAGCGATCGCGTCGCCAGTTTCAGGAGTTGGCGGGGAAGAGACTGGACAATATTCGGTTTGCGTTGAACGGGTGCAACCCGCAAAGCCTGTTGAATATCTGCTACAGAACTTGGGCGTTGCTGAACATCCAACTCCACCATCCGATCCAACAAAGCCGCAAACCCTGCACTCACGGGCGCGCAATGTCGCCAGCGCAGCCGCCCCGTAGTGGGATCTTCTAAGTCTGCTGGATATTGTCCCGTGAGTAAATGAATGATTGTGCGCCCCAAAGCATAAAAATCTGTTGCAGGGCTAACGCCTTCGCCCACGATCTGTTCGGGAGGGCTATATCCGGGAGACACCAGGCGCGTTGAACTATTCGCAGCCGATCCTGTCATGCCAATTTGTTTCGCCCCGCCAAAGTCAATGGCGACTAACTGCCCCGTACCTTGGCGCAACATTAAGTTAGAGGGTTTGAGATCGCGGTGAATAATGCCTTGGTGGTGCAGCGTTTGCAGAATATCCAAGGCTTGCTTAAACCAGTTGATGACTAAAGCTTCCGGGCAGCCTTGGGGGTAGTCATGGGTGAGAATTTCATCTAAGGTTTTCCCGGTAATCTTTTCCATCACCAAGCAGGGTAACTGGCGCATCTGGTTTCCGGTTCCGAGGACAATTTGAAAGTAACCTTGGGGTTCAACTTGGGGAATTCCCGGATGGCGCAGGCGCGATAACACCGCCGCTTCTTGTTCAAACAGTTGGATGGCTTTTGGGGCGGTTTCAATCAGAACTTTTAAGACGCGTTCGGTTTGCGTCTGTAAGTCCCAAACGGTGTAAATTTGGGCAAACCCTCCCGATCCGAGGCGAGTCAGGGGAATATAGCGATCGCTCAAACGCAACGGTGCGCCACAACTCAAGCAAAATCGATTCGCCCCTGGTTGAGGATACGGGGCAGGGCAATCTGGATTAATACAATGAATGGTATGAACAACAGGCTGGATCGCCATACAAGTACAGCCAGGGCTTTGCTCGATTTTACCAAACTCATCTTCTCACGCCCTTTCCTTTCAATGGGACTCCCCTCGGTTGCTCGTTTATCCTAGAAATTGCAATCCCAAAATAAACGATCTATGGACGTGGCGCGATCGCTTGTTAAATTAACTGTTACTAGTGGCTGTGTCTTGGGTGGCTTGGTGGTTTCATCGCTTCTCGCAGGAGAAGGAATTGTTTGGGGGACAGTCTTAGGGACTGCGTTAAGTAGTGTTGCGGCTGGGAATACGGCA encodes the following:
- a CDS encoding glycosyltransferase — its product is MMSNPAKILTSAPNLELIIPEIPEEEVQKPVKLSIVLPTYNESENIVPIVQHLTSLLNPVLRKDYELIVVDDNSPDRTWEIAESIVSKYPNLRVVRRTEERGLSTAAIRGWQVARGEILGIIDADLQHPPEVLLKMLLLLKKNPKVDLVVASRHVEEGGVSEWSFIRRVLSRGAQILGLIILPEVIGRVSDPMSGYFLVRRNAIANQNLSPLGYKILVEVLGRGSIRNIAEVGYVFQERQVGNSKVSWKQYVEYLRHLVRLRITLWPIGRFLRFGIVGFSGVFVDMTFLYLLSDPSTLGWNLTLSKILAAEVAIVNNFLWNDAWTFGDLSRSQQGWKKRLKRFLKFNAICSLGLFLNVAILNFAYNVLDLYLLPNGRYIANLLAIAIVTMWNFWLNMKLSWRVTQVK
- a CDS encoding serine/threonine-protein kinase, with product MAIQPVVHTIHCINPDCPAPYPQPGANRFCLSCGAPLRLSDRYIPLTRLGSGGFAQIYTVWDLQTQTERVLKVLIETAPKAIQLFEQEAAVLSRLRHPGIPQVEPQGYFQIVLGTGNQMRQLPCLVMEKITGKTLDEILTHDYPQGCPEALVINWFKQALDILQTLHHQGIIHRDLKPSNLMLRQGTGQLVAIDFGGAKQIGMTGSAANSSTRLVSPGYSPPEQIVGEGVSPATDFYALGRTIIHLLTGQYPADLEDPTTGRLRWRHCAPVSAGFAALLDRMVELDVQQRPSSVADIQQALRVAPVQRKPNIVQSLPRQLLKLATRSLNLAFHLTWGTLAACLTTVWEMVLGGLGATLGTLAGFAIAYGTPLGSVFAQWVGAQFPGLLGSAGVAVVPQLTLLFAIAGIGTAWGISLGGGFSQKRRLLFSGIAGAIAFGFGGLIFPLSLAIGTIQGILIWSAIAPAFIALSLGLPSHHLIHALISGMGTSSTLLAIFSILQAVFANLRPELMAIAQTFATSPTGTALGLSILFFSSFAILYALWLGISYYICVPLLRFLGWR